tttatataatgttttaagtgtttttaaatcTAACGATATGAGGGTGCCCGTAAACAACTATTTCCTCTTTTTACCTACTGGCCCTATATTCCTTTTATAATATCTACAACAAAGACAATTGTTCCTATACTTACAGCAGTGTCAGAACAAGCGTGCGATTGGCAATAAACGTTTAACGATTGGACATAGATTTAGCTGTCATATCGACAACAACATGGTCATAACTGCTACTAGCCTAAACAGGGTACATGGATTCGAATTCAATTGATATCAATAAGAATTTGTAAGTAAGTTTggattgtattttattcaaatgtttagtataatcaataaaaataacattagcaTAGATATGAATCACTAAATgtgattatatgttttattttaacaaactagGGTTACGAATAAATTTGTATAGTAGTTTTATATAAACCTATTTTAGACGTATAGTCCAAGGATATTCTTTTACTTAACACACAAAATGACAATTAATACCACAACTAAATTGAAATGATTGAGAAACAGATTACAAAAGATTTTAACTTATTCCTATAAGACAATTCGATGTCACGATAACCTATAGCTGCACAAAAATATGTTGTGCTTTTACGATAAAATTAAATCTGGGTTTAAATGTTATtctatttaaagatattaaatgagtatttaatctgttaaatgttttcataaataaggTGGTGCGTTTTTTAATCACTATGATTTTCCTAGAATgccaattttaatgaaaaatggaAACTGTGTGAATAACAACAGTATATTAAGGTGGCTTTGAGGCTAGcggtatttaaatacaatacattacaatatattttaccatTACAAAAGACGCAATTGAAACAAACTATTACGAACAAGAAAAATCAATCTATAATCAAGAAACTGTATAAATgcagttacatttaaaaaagacgTAATGCATACCATAATCTAGTTCAGTTCAGATCGTCTACATTGCACACAAAACCTActtaatatatcaaaacaaattttgtcatTGTGCTGCGAGAAGCTTACCACCTTTTAATGCCTTCGCAGctcacacacacgcgcgcgcgctcGTATTAATATCAAGTAACTAGAACCataattcataatctctttattgcgtgtttgacaatatgttTGACAACACCATCCCCCAGCAGGTATAAAATAGGCTGTGTTTCACCATTACGCAATGTTGCAATATGACATGAGTAGAGAACTCCATTCCATCGTTTTCCGCACAGAGTGTCCATTTAATCTTTCAGTTACTAACGGAGTGATAACACCTCGTCAAGGTCAAAGGGTTTACCTTTCTTTATCGTAGAAAGATATTATAGGTCTATTTCCGAGTGTGTGGATAGGCAATTTGTGTATTTATGAAATTAGTTTCCTATGTACTTATTCTATTTATTTCACCAACTTCTGTAACGATTCAGAAAGACGTTTACAACCCACTATTGttcttttaataacaaatttgaatgGCTCTCCGGAGAATTACATTGCAAACATCAAATAGAAGTTTTTACTAAATCAAACTATGAGATACTAGTCTTAATCTCTACTTTTACCGGTGACGAATTACTTCGTAACAAACGCTTGAGTTTGAGTTTTCATActgaaaaatacttaaatttaaccACATCagtaaaattgataaattgaAATAGTCAATACTAATGTAATATGTTTTCCGTAACTATAGAGTTCTAGAGTTTCTAACAAACTTTGAAAAGTCACGAAACCAAGCTCAATGAGGTTGTATGGATTATAAAATGTTCGCCTGCCTAAGTGATGGCAAAAATAGAAAATCCACTATCTTCTCCATTCCGCGACAGGCATTGAGGCATTTCGAAATGTGAATTCAGGTTAAGTTATGTTTTCGGTTAGCGGCAACGGTAACTACAAGGACACATAAGATTCAGAGTTACTACTACTATTACTGCTACTACAGTTTTAGTTGTAGTAGTACAATTATCGGAGTATCAGTACTTACCTCGACTGTGTGGGATAGTTCGTGATAAGCtgtgttataaaatacaaaagctCTGAAACCTTCGTTCGTAAATACATGTTCTTTTGAATtgaattatataaacttaaacaGGTAAGATTTATAGAAATAAGGTAGAGTTTCAAATTCAAAAAGTTTAACACAAAACCCAACTGTTGTTAACTAACTAAAACCGGCAGTTAAAACGTTACAAAACGGCTTATCTTTGTCAGAGTAACAACCCTAGCAGCGTCTGTATGAAATTCTGAAGTGTGCAATGTTTTTAAGATTACACCCGCGGGTGTTTGCCGCAAGTTTCCTAATGTTgtagtattattatgattaacatTTTCAGCTGTTTGGGAAATCGGTTTATCtcttatattttctttacaagaCCTTGACATCTTGTTATTTTACtcactttgtttttaaagtaattttgtgtgTGGGTATGTTCCACTTGATACAATTCTGCAATATtccctaataaaaaaatttaaatttataaatacaatactcggaaattataagattaacccttttactgccggccatttttttatcgtaccagtcaaaattgccaagggggaaactcgctgttgtgcattcatttacaaaaaaatgctgtatcttttttatttttcattagatttgcatgaatttttactttatttactcgtatttaaatgctgtttttttaaataataaaaagaaattttaatttgaaacaaactcattatttaattttaaaaattatgtaaataaaaaataaataaaaaaataaaaattgtgtttggcatctgataatttatttttaaaattatactaaaattttgagcatgatatcattataaactagagcaattgcttagaacatataccaaatttgaaggtgctaccttgaaacatagctgcactatgaggattttcccaaaactggtagccctcctctaggcctaccagtggaagttgaaggtaaacttatctgtgccacatccccctcactatctaataactcctcattatctgatggtaagataaagtcaggatcgtcatcagtgtcatccacatcactttgattgtcatcaatagccctaacactaatatcagaatcgttctcagcatctgaatctgacaaattctgaaggaaatcgtcactcagttcgtcttgcacttgtacaccaccatcgattagactgttaattattgttccctcactcacaggagagttagatgtaactcttttactcattttatccttgatcaacaaaagtaacacttcaaaaaactttcgataacattgtaaacaacaacaatgaacgaagatttcagtaatctaacccgatcatctggttttgacatctgtctaggtagttcgtcaattctagtcaaagacgacgaaaatagaaatccaaagttctttaaatggcttctttcattatcctttcctcctaaacaaccaaaatacagaatatttcggcatttgaacataacagtagccagtaacaataaaaaaaacagacgtccgacatatcggacgttgacgttttcggcaaaaatgccgacgtccgatatgtcggacgtcggcagtaaaaggttAAAGGTCGAGGTGCCAAATCaggaatttgacgttatcaacgtattctgctcatcctcctgaacaaaaaatatatatggttttagggggtgcaaatgacaaataacaagAATTTAGAGGGTacttatacataaatagttaagttcttaatgttttaatgttctgtttgtgtgcggTGTCTggatatatctaaatattatctgcaggtgggactgatagcgtatgtTAAATCTGAGTGCTCTGGGGAagaagtcagagataacgtgTACTGTAGCTTGGATCTAGTGAGTgataaaaagaacaaatacaaaaatatctatagaatCTATTTAACAGGCTCAAAGTCCaatgtcttagaccgctcgaccaTCAGCACTCCAGATGACTCCATGTTTGAATCACTTATGggtgtattgaatttttttacaaataaatttaattattatgcaattttctctttgccatcatggctattcataagaccaatgtaacaatattcactaacactcagccaggTTCCATAGAGTGACGTGCATCATATTTAATTCGATAGGTTTATTCgctcttgagatatcgtgcgggcagacagacagaaattaaatttttccagccccacaatattgataggcttcactaaagctcagcccataaaaaaaatataaaatctgaagTGGGAATAGAAGCGCTGAACACAATGAGCCAGAATTGACTCATAAAGCAGGGATGAGTCAACTAGGCTCTTtcctaaattttataattacttaaataaaaaagagtttattctcttttttttaatataccagCATTTAGTctacagttaaataattaaatactgggtggaataatttaaattgagaaatgtagtaaaatgattctttttgaatttttagaagAAATGGAGGGTATAGAAGTCCCAGAGGGTATAGAAGTCCCAACTGAAGTCACATTAATAGTGAAAGAGTCACAGTTTCTATGTGATAGGAAGCTGTTGGCAGACCACAGTCCATACTTTCATGCCATGTTTAATAATGACTTCAAGGAAAAACACGAGAAGCTAGTCAATTTACAGGTAATACATTAGTATAATCTAAGTTCAAGGTTATTGTGTTAACGCGTAATGCTAATTTTACTGTTTCAGTGTGAATTGTTTTGGTAATCTTAAGTTTGCTAGATGGGATAAATACTGACGGTGTTCAGTATTTATCCCATGTAGCAAAGTAGTTTTCATACAAGTCAGAAATACTCTTTTAAAGaagttacatttataatttgtttacatttagagaAATCTTTACATGCATccttatacaaataaatgaatttgttcacataaaataaatacatcgtCACGTTTAATGTAGTGTATGTTTGCTGAGTAATAAGTCAAATTCAAATTCCATTAGTGTCCtaatctttaactttaaaaattgcaATGAGTAAAACTTgaaccaagttttaaaaaaatattaaaagtgatgAATAAACGTTTGCAGATCAATATTTGAAATGGAAACATGAAGTTGCTAAATAcatataatgaaaatgtttgccaGGATATACACATTcttgtttttctgttttatttttcaaatgataaagtatatatacacacatacatacatacattaaaattgtattgatggcaatagccttatttaatttcaatatacattgagTCACAATAAGTGCTTGGTCCGCCAGGACTCAAACCCAGAttcatatatacatgtatatgaatAATTGGTTTATCGAATACTTGgctattaaaaaaaggaatatatttacAAAGTGGCTTCTTCCTAAACATAATTGGATACATTTGAGCTTCTAAATTTAAAGTGAaatgaacaatattattatttatttagacatTCTATGAGGGCAACAAAATCCTAtatacattctagaagctctttcTTTATtggaattgtttataaatttaaaacaaacactccaataatatactttctatATTTGTGAGGACTTTTTGTGCTTAAGGAACActtcgtcagacccacataactggaAGAGAGTGGTTACAATAATTGTACAATAATCAACACACTGAGCTGTTGGTACTCAAACAcctattttaatagaattttcaaAGCAGGGAACTTATAGGACTCACTGTTTTGTCCCCTAAGGGCTCTTACCTTTAAGTCTACTTCGTGGTtgttgagaaaaatatttataaacggGGGAAAATGAGGattatcaaataattattagGTTAGATCATTGTAAATAGGGTAATGACTTAAATAAGTAtctaattaaatgaaaataaacaattttaatttagttggTAAGACCTAATTAGTAATACAGCTATTAATATAAAGTATGATTTGTAAAATATCGTAATGAACATTTCTAAGTAGCATAAAGTCATGCAACATTTCATACgatttgttttagtattattttaaacttctgtAGTACCTTTAAACACGTAGGAGCATAATCATAATATTGgagacaataaatttaatatcggagagcataaaaattcaaatgaacACTATGAAAGAATgtgaaatgatttaaaacatttcttggtCTATGATTCTATGATTTctgagattttaataatttttattgaaacttgaAGGATAGTGGGGAAGAACAGCGGAGAGCAACTGGAAAGTCAATATTTGATTCAGTTCATTTTTGCCAATTTAACATTAATTCTTTTGACAATTGATTAAACTATGAATAGAAATGTACTTAAGAactgtaaaaattcaatttatctgTTTTAAgacaagaaaaaatattacaaataatattatctgattaaataatttgtttaaaactaatttattacaaaaattaagttttgttttataattttagggAATTGAACCAGAAGCACTTGAGTTTATTATGAATGCAATTCGTCAAACAGAGATagattttacaaaatcaaaaaacATTCTGGATGTTTTGGAAGCAACTTGTATGTTACAGTTTGATCATGTTCAGAAAGAATGCatcaagtttataattttttcctggCTGGACAAAGAAACTTGGTTGCCTACGTCCAATTTAGCTGACAAACTCGGCCTGACTGAActaaaacagaaaactaaaacaCTTGCTTTGTGGAATTTTTCTAAAGTGAGGAAGACTgaacagtttctatatttaacTTCAGAAGAGGTGATCGAATTTCTCAGTGATGACAGGTTACGGACTACCGAGGGGGAATTCGAGATTTTTGAAGCTGGCGTGAACTGGATCGAGCACAGTCCAGAAGacagattattttattctatacctTTATTGAGTGTCGTTAGGTTCAAGGAAATGGAGTCATTTGACATTAGGAACATGTTACACTTCAGCAGTGTTAAAGACACTCCTCAGGCGGAATTGATAATACAATGTATTCTTGAGATGAAAGATGGGATTTTAAACCAAAACTGTGAGTCGTGTAATCCATCTAATATTGATGATCGAGACAGTATAGAGTCTGGAAAAAGTTCACCTCTGCCTGCAGCAGGTAtattttttaagagtttaaaacGAAAACGAAGAACCACTTCTCACTGTACATGTTTTGATCCCACTACTGTGAAAACCGCGCAGGATCTGCTAGCAAGAGAACCTCGTTGCCTTCCGCTGTTTCCCTGTGTTGCAGCAAGTTTGCCTTTCAGCACTCACACAACAGCCAAATCACCCCGAATGAAGTTGAGAGAGAAGACTAAGTGGCCATACATGTTTCGATGGAATGGTGAACAATTGGTTCCTTTCATCTATTTATCCAAAATCGATGAGGGACCAGCAGAAGCAATGGGTTATAAAGTTGTAGTACAAGGTAAGGATCTTACAGCTGTAATACTCATGCCATAAAATGTAGGGTACTGTTAAAATTTCTGTCTTAAATGTACTACTTAATCTAAAAGTATGCAAGCAGCTGTCAAGAATTTTTTATAACCATATTTACGAAATacattttgactttatttattcACACAGCTCTCCATGTATATAGTTGTCTCAGAAGAGCAGTTTGAACAAACTAGAGTAAAGTTGATATTGACAGGCAATACGACTGTGTTGTCATATTTCTATTGTTATCATGTTTGACATTGACAAATGATAGCCTTTGTTATCTGTTAAAACTGACAAGTTGATAGTAGGTAGCTGTagtgtttttgttgtatttttggcATTTATTAATAATGCTTGAAAATGTcccaattttaaattgttaatgattGCATAGTTACTAACAAACCAATTTCGGGTTTCTTACACCAATGCCAAAGTATaatcaacagttttatttatcagCTCAAAATCATGAAATGctagacatttttttaacaatctgtTGATGCCTACTACTAGTTTTAGtatcatttaattgtaatttttagttttataagaaCAACACTTTTTCGAAGgaataaatttcacaaaaacttcTGTATAGACTAACATTTATAACTTAacttattacaattaaaacatttctgttttagCTATTTTTTTAAGTGCCGTATTCAGAAGTGCCAGCTATTTTATTATAAGGAGTATCCAAATAAGGCAGACTATTTTAAAGCCAGACagttgcaattattgttttttaatttagtaagtttttattaaaacattctttgTTTTGATTCTCATTAATTAGGAAATAAAATCCACTATAAGAAACTCTGAATGTTATCCCATGGAAAGTTATAATGAAagatgaaataatgaaatttattcctttaaaatcacaacatacagtataaaatatacagtataatgagaaaaattaacaaacaggAATATTAGTTTATCACAATAATTACAAGTATGTGTAGCCAACTCTAACCTAAAACAACAACTAAAACAAAGTTCCCTTAAAAACGAGTCCAGTCAACGTAGAAAAAAACTCTCTATCTGTGGCGCTTgcaagaaaaaattatttcatagaaaataaaaattgaaacactGTATACACTTTATCACTACCGGCATTAATTACAATAGTTATcagtcaaattaaataatatattataataataagaagtattttttatagtacactagcgggcccggcgcgctttgctgcgcatttcaataattttttgcaaaagttgcccgcggcttcgcacgcaatttcccgttgaaaacagtacactatattcacttattctttttctatcacattctaaacattgctgagataattgatagtcgttccatcgtgagcctcttgggcgtattatgaaggtatgtaccatattcctgcctctatctagctgttacccacggcttcgcacgcaaatcttaagaaccgaagtccttatattacttagtaaatttttttttttactataataaattttagattaaattagttatatctccgatgccacgattgagcttgctttgttgtctcgatcgagagaatatgtacacacggagttttgagaaccatacttctgtcaaaaaaaacaactaaggttgattttataacattctttatatttgtagccaacgtaagatagtaattatgatatctgcattactcttctgatcaagcatgagcatggtttatattaaataaatattgcagttaaaggtgaatttttacgtcaaatttgaattgtattatctggatagtaaagtctatgtttaacagtgattgcaaaaacagtttaaacaaaatttgtcgtttctcttaagcttactctatgctttaaaactataagtgtaatatatgtttacaaagaacagctgattaaaaatttgaaaagacgttaacatatgtttgctgcaatgcatttcttatgggtatttctgtaaccagtggggcggaatcctgaatcgggaaagggatgggcatagcttataaaccttctccgtggaaaaatacatatacgtacaaattttcatcatgatcggtccaatagttcacgattccataaaggacaaacatacaaacattcatttttatatatatagattactaaCCCATCTTATAAATGTACAAAGAATGTAAACTGGCAGTTTTAGCGCTAATAATAacatattctgaatataaatttgtaaaaataaaaacatgatcaattacagaaataagaaataactgaaaTCATAGCACAAAACTATATGgtaaacagttaatttaaattgcaatagtaatgttaatatattctgcTGACATTTGACAGttaataatatctttacaatttaagttttaatagatcCGTATCATCAGTACCAAAATgccaaacttttaataaatttttttttataatttttacaattttttatgttgaaaggCAAACAGTTGAACAATTTGGGCCCAATATATTGATATGAATACTTAAATAACGATTTATTTACTTTAGGTACTCTAAAAATTTGTTACTAGTTTagcaacaattaaaataattttctaaagattttaagtgttaaatttcagagttatttgtacttattttatttatttccatacaaAGTTCAAGTTTAACCTGTACATGCCAATGGTGTCAGTATCGACCCTCTATTGGTACAAAAGTACGTTATCTAACTGTTTATAAGCTCTAGTTTCTGGATGAGGTAATGTTTTCATTGGAACTTCATATTTAGTCAGTAGgagttataaatgtttgtaacagttttgaaataaataaaaatgctccCTCATTTATCTTGACAGGAGGCAACCCCTACCTTCAACCATaccccatccagaatatcctgtcactccgaaagcagcaTAAAGGTCCTTTTAAGACTAAGATCAATTTTCTCAACTTCTTGTCCTAACACTACAAAAAAGGGCAATTTTGGAATCTTTTATTTCTGGCCTGAAAACCACAAAAGAAACACATGGAAACTTAACAATCTTTTTAATAAGAatagatacataataaaaactgaaatacatattttatataattcattatcaAACTTTCAGTGTAACCAGGCATCTGCACTTTTGATACATTTCTAAACATCCGTTAAACACGGATATTGACACTAAAAAATGTCAATTCATTTCAATACATCTTTATGTTATGAAAATGTATACGTGTACACacaatgaaaacttaaaaactaaagaaGCAGTcataatagtaacatttttgataagatgtaaaattacaatatacagcattatgaaattttagaatatttaaaattttatataatttaggaaGATTGTTTGGAGTAAAGAGTCTAATCTATAAGGCGTCTGAACATAAAACTTAGTAAACGAGaggttatgtatattatttttagtgcaATCTTATGTATAGCATTACTGTGTGTATTTGAATATAGTTTTAGGTGTAACGGGTGGGACAGGTACATTATccttaataataagttaatttgtgtgtgttttctcTTTTGGGTATATTAAGAACAATGGGGGAACCTAAGAAACATGATAATAGAAAGGTCAAAAGTATGGGTAAAAAAGAGAAATATGCTGAAGATTGGAAGAATCACTTGAACGAGAACaagatgttaaaataaagaaatttgtaaaataattgaaaaattaaaaaaaaacaatatttttaatagagcAGCAGAAACCCTGTTTAAAACCTGCTACACTTTATATAGTGTTTGTAGTGAAGATGTTATTACAGAAATTGATCTATAATTTTCCATCTGTATGTATTTgtagtttatgtaaataaagcgATACAACAGAGTATTGAAGGACCCTACAGAATGTAATGAAAGAGTTAGTGTATAGACAGATGAATTGCTCTGTTACTTTTTGACCCTAAATCAGTAGAGCTCTTGAGCCAataggaacctatgtaccaagttttaaataTCTAGGATCTTCCTATCCGTAAATGGACAGACGAG
The Homalodisca vitripennis isolate AUS2020 chromosome 1, UT_GWSS_2.1, whole genome shotgun sequence DNA segment above includes these coding regions:
- the LOC124352791 gene encoding kelch-like protein 6 isoform X1 — protein: MEGIEVPEGIEVPTEVTLIVKESQFLCDRKLLADHSPYFHAMFNNDFKEKHEKLVNLQGIEPEALEFIMNAIRQTEIDFTKSKNILDVLEATCMLQFDHVQKECIKFIIFSWLDKETWLPTSNLADKLGLTELKQKTKTLALWNFSKVRKTEQFLYLTSEEVIEFLSDDRLRTTEGEFEIFEAGVNWIEHSPEDRLFYSIPLLSVVRFKEMESFDIRNMLHFSSVKDTPQAELIIQCILEMKDGILNQNCESCNPSNIDDRDSIESGKSSPLPAAGIFFKSLKRKRRTTSHCTCFDPTTVKTAQDLLAREPRCLPLFPCVAASLPFSTHTTAKSPRMKLREKTKWPYMFRWNGEQLVPFIYLSKIDEGPAEAMGYKVVVQDLKLYVIGGEYMMGQGDWNTSIWFYDTWREVWQFETSLPFPRRHHSAVCVNNELYVIGGVGRHRVMLDSVTKYSLETKSWETCSPLPIHLYSAACCVYKDDIYMFGSQLYCYRQSIANWEILSNISLPDNMSVGAAMTDNETIYVIGINAKLYSFIPQPKDVEIKFLGQFKIAATNACLVNDAIYSFAEEDDMQVVEQYHLKRKTFTTLWYNKIEDEEETQASVCLKQAVGCFPLPKYY
- the LOC124352791 gene encoding kelch-like ECH-associated protein 1 isoform X2, whose protein sequence is MEGIEVPEGIEVPTEVTLIVKESQFLCDRKLLADHSPYFHAMFNNDFKEKHEKLVNLQGIEPEALEFIMNAIRQTEIDFTKSKNILDVLEATCMLQFDHVQKECIKFIIFSWLDKETWLPTSNLADKLGLTELKQKTKTLALWNFSKVRKTEQFLYLTSEEVIEFLSDDRLRTTEGEFEIFEAGVNWIEHSPEDRLFYSIPLLSVVRFKEMESFDIRNMLHFSSVKDTPQAELIIQCILEMKDGILNQNCESCNPSNIDDRDSIESGKSSPLPAAGIFFKSLKRKRRTTSHCTCFDPTTVKTAQDLLAREPRCLPLFPCVAASLPFSTHTTAKSPRMKLREKTKWPYMFRWNGEQLVPFIYLSKIDEGPAEAMGYKVVVQDLKLYVIGGEYMMGQGDWNTSIWFYDTWREVWQFETSLPFPRRHHSAVCVNNELYVIGGVGRHRVMLDSVTKYSLETKSWETCSPLPIHLYSAACCVKLFMSLYICMYYVCSRELGDLQSSTYTSLLCSVLCETIYVIVYLYVLCMFQRVGRLAVLYLYIFTLQRVV